In the Phaseolus vulgaris cultivar G19833 chromosome 7, P. vulgaris v2.0, whole genome shotgun sequence genome, one interval contains:
- the LOC137828239 gene encoding uncharacterized protein, giving the protein MWGQGKLAELRAIARSHKLAAGSQAAPNPVVEIAAAQGKTPPRGPTSSGVLPAPERKKLVLRKPKRKAPQVVQEEKEDDEETEDGLITKRTRVATSTPPTLPTPTPPSPPAPLQPVQATPLAAAPPVVESSGPNYAEDPPSASTPFVSVGEGPPSTTSIAGAALGDDEGAQVSPILITESPTSPPRLEAPLALQTQDGGGESQHQTPPPPPAANSSLPTSFEETLGPFTAQLKTMAEDLPLLVSRAVKGSLKKLQEENSALKESNLMIRAEAEKLTYNLLMTELEHSRLEDAMDAELRSTRKEASDLCQKLHLQLQEKIDLESKLVPYRLKVADLAKKAEASRVENLEKRSADREILLGKVEKERDNALAELVEAREEAKKIAAELAHARDEGKKAAEELARAREETEEVKKQTHELEQSAAQVLTAGFDAALEQVACQYPELDLSMVSISNEVVDGKIVPSED; this is encoded by the coding sequence ATGTGGGGACAAGGGAAACTGGCAgaattgagggcgatcgcccgatcccacaagctcgcggcgggctcccaagCTGCGCCCAAcccggtggtggagatcgccgctgcccaaggCAAGACCCCTCCCCGAGGTCCGACTTCTTCTGGGGTACTGCCCGCCCCAGAAAGGAAGAAGCTAGTTTTGAGGAAACCTAAGAGGAAGGCTCCTCAAGTGGTGCAAGAggaaaaagaggatgatgaagagactgaggatggcctcatcaccaagagGACAAGGGTGGCCACCTCTACACCACCTacactcccaacaccaacaccgccctcacctccagctccactacaaccagtccaagcaacgcCCCTGGCCGCCGCACCCCCAGTGGTTGAAAGCAGCGGCCCTAACTATGCAGAggaccctccaagcgcctcaaCACCGTTCGTATCtgttggagagggtcctccttccacCACATCCATTGCTGGGGCCGCGTTAGGAGACGATGAGGGCGCTCAAGTCTCGCCAATATTGATAACAGAATCCCcgacctcaccaccacgcctagAAGCCCCCCTCGCCCTACAAACTCAAGatggtggtggtgaaagtcagcaccaaacTCCTCCACCACCTCCCGCAGCAAACTCAAGCCTCCCAACTTCCTTCGAAGAGACCTTGGGACCCTTCACAGCCCAACTAAAGACTATGGCGGAAGATCTCCCTTTGCTCGTATCAAGAGCTGTGAAGGGCTCACTCAAGAAGCTTCAAGAGGAAAACTCCGCGCTCAAGGAGTCAAACCTGATGATAAGGGCTGAGGCTGAAAAGCTCACGTACAACTTGCTGATGACTGAGCTGGAACACTCAAGGCTTGAGGATGCAATGGACGCGGAGCTAAGAAGCACGCGCAAGGAAGCCTCCGATCTGTgccagaaactgcacctccaactCCAAGAGAAGATTgacttggagagcaagctggtcccaTATAGGCTCAAGGTGGCAGATCTGGCAAAAAAGGCGGAAGCGTCCAGAGTGGAGAACCTCGAGAAGAGATCGGCAGATCGGGAGATTCTCCTTGGGAAGGTCGAGAAGGAAAGGGACAATGCTCTCGCTGAGCTCGTCGAAGCTCGCGAGGAGGCCAAAaagattgctgcagagctggcccatgCTCGGGACGAAGGCAAAAAAGCTGCTGAAGAACTCGCTCGAGCTCGTGAGGAAACGGAAGAGGTGAAGAAGCAAACACACGAGCTCGAGCAGAGCGCTGCCCAAGTCCTCACCGCCGGGTTTGACGCCGCTCTGGAGCAAGTAGCATGTCAATACCCTGAGCTCGACCTTTCCATGGTGTCGATcagcaacgaggtggtggatgggaagattgtaCCCTCTGAAGACTAG